A window of the Streptomyces sp. NBC_00250 genome harbors these coding sequences:
- a CDS encoding SGNH/GDSL hydrolase family protein — translation MEINATYNSFVALGDSFTEGMSDRKPDGSYRGWADVLADRLAARTPDFRYANLAVRGKLIGQIVEQQVDTAAAMKADVVTLVGGLNDTLRPKVDMGRVRGLLTEAVEKLVPSCGQLVLMRSPGRNGPVLERFRPRMEELFAHVDELAARHGALVVDLYSAPSLADPRLWDVDRLHLTADGHRRVAEAVWQALGLAPEEDWRTPPPPTPQPGWASRRVADARFAKEHLGPWIGRRLTGRSSGDGRAPKRPELLPYEPTTEP, via the coding sequence ATGGAGATCAATGCCACGTACAACAGTTTCGTCGCCCTCGGCGACAGCTTCACCGAAGGCATGTCGGACCGGAAGCCCGACGGTTCCTACCGGGGCTGGGCCGACGTCCTCGCGGACCGGCTGGCCGCCCGCACACCCGACTTCCGGTACGCCAACCTCGCCGTACGCGGCAAGCTCATCGGCCAGATCGTCGAGCAGCAGGTCGACACGGCCGCCGCGATGAAGGCCGACGTCGTGACGCTCGTCGGCGGGCTCAACGACACCCTGCGGCCCAAGGTCGACATGGGACGGGTGCGCGGGCTGCTCACCGAGGCCGTCGAGAAGCTCGTGCCCTCCTGCGGGCAGCTGGTCCTGATGCGCAGCCCCGGCCGGAACGGGCCGGTCCTGGAGCGCTTCCGCCCCCGGATGGAGGAGCTCTTCGCGCACGTCGACGAGCTCGCCGCCCGGCACGGGGCCCTGGTCGTCGACCTGTACAGCGCCCCCTCGCTCGCCGACCCCCGGCTGTGGGACGTGGACCGGCTCCACCTCACCGCCGACGGGCACCGCCGGGTCGCCGAGGCCGTGTGGCAGGCGCTCGGTCTGGCTCCCGAGGAGGACTGGCGGACGCCGCCGCCCCCGACCCCTCAGCCGGGCTGGGCGAGCCGTCGGGTGGCGGACGCCCGCTTCGCCAAGGAGCACCTGGGGCCATGGATCGGGCGGCGCCTCACCGGCCGCTCGTCGGGCGACGGCCGCGCGCCCAAGCGCCCGGAGCTGCTGCCGTACGAGCCGACGACGGAGCCGTAG
- a CDS encoding hemolysin family protein: protein MIVIQLLIGFLTLVVNAFFVGAEFALISVRRSQIEPLAEEGNRRARSVIWGLEHVSALLAAAQLGITLCTLVLGIVAEPAIAHLLEPVFDAVGVPHGLVHPISFVIALSVATYLHMLLGEMVPKNIALAEPTRTALLLGPPLVSIARALRPVIFAINAFANALLKLLRVEVKDEVAATFSDDELARMVTDAGDAGLLDDRAAERLHDALELGRRPVRDVVMPAEKVVYAQVGTTPEELEALAARTGYSRFPVVDEERRILGYLHVKDALDVSPRDEPFPVSALRPIARVRAATPLDDVLTAMRRSRTHLAAVLDEDDKPAGLVTMEDVLRELVGRPAAP, encoded by the coding sequence ATGATCGTCATCCAGCTGTTGATCGGCTTCCTGACCCTGGTCGTCAACGCCTTCTTCGTCGGCGCCGAGTTCGCCCTGATCTCGGTGCGCCGCAGTCAGATCGAGCCGCTGGCCGAGGAAGGGAACCGGCGGGCGCGCAGCGTCATCTGGGGCCTCGAACACGTCTCCGCGCTGCTCGCCGCGGCGCAGCTCGGTATCACGCTCTGCACCCTGGTGCTCGGCATCGTCGCCGAACCGGCCATCGCACACCTGCTGGAGCCGGTCTTCGACGCGGTCGGCGTGCCGCACGGCCTGGTCCACCCGATCTCGTTCGTGATCGCGCTGAGCGTGGCCACGTACCTGCACATGCTGCTGGGCGAGATGGTGCCGAAGAACATCGCGCTCGCCGAGCCGACGCGTACGGCGCTCCTGCTCGGCCCGCCGCTCGTGAGCATCGCGCGGGCCTTGCGTCCGGTGATCTTCGCGATCAACGCCTTCGCCAACGCGCTGCTCAAGCTGCTGCGGGTGGAGGTCAAGGACGAGGTCGCGGCGACCTTCTCGGACGACGAGCTGGCCCGCATGGTCACCGACGCCGGCGACGCCGGGCTCCTGGACGACCGGGCCGCCGAGCGGCTGCACGACGCCCTGGAGCTGGGCCGGCGTCCTGTACGGGATGTCGTGATGCCGGCGGAGAAGGTGGTGTACGCGCAGGTCGGCACCACTCCCGAGGAGCTGGAGGCGCTGGCGGCGCGGACGGGCTACTCGCGTTTCCCGGTGGTCGACGAGGAGCGCCGGATCCTGGGCTATCTGCACGTGAAGGACGCCCTGGACGTCTCCCCGCGGGACGAGCCGTTCCCGGTGTCCGCGCTGCGGCCGATCGCCCGGGTCCGGGCGGCCACGCCGCTGGACGACGTGCTGACGGCGATGCGCCGCAGCCGGACGCACCTGGCGGCGGTCCTCGACGAGGACGACAAGCCGGCCGGGCTCGTGACGATGGAGGACGTGCTGCGGGAGCTGGTGGGCCGCCCGGCGGCGCCGTAG
- a CDS encoding hemolysin family protein, translated as MTEVLLLLLALLLSVACGAFVAAEFSLTTVERRELEDAVERGERGAAGALKAVRSLTFQLSGAQLGITVTNLVVGMLAEPSISKLIRGPLEDLGLSSSVASSVALVLGTALSTVVLMVVGELVPKNWAISSPLAVAKVVATPQRVFTAAFKPLISHLNNTANRILRRLGMEPTEELASARSPQELVALARHSAKEGALEADTAELFVRTLNLAELTAENVMTPRVQVTALEVQATAEDVANATRATGLSRFPVYRGNLDSVVGIAHIKDVLAIPAEERPHRRIGELLREPLLVPETLTVDRLLDRLSGKQTMAVVIDEYGGTAGVATLEDIVEEVVGEVRDEHDPHETPDLARAGEDADGRELWSADGAARTDQLEAIGLRVPDGPYETLAGFVAHELGRIPAVGDSVEPAGWRLDVVDASGRRAARVLLHAPLTHEHQDTTGEVGR; from the coding sequence ATGACCGAAGTGCTTCTGCTCCTCCTGGCGCTCCTCCTCTCCGTCGCGTGCGGTGCCTTCGTCGCGGCCGAGTTCTCGCTGACCACGGTCGAGCGCCGCGAGCTCGAAGACGCCGTGGAGCGTGGCGAGCGCGGTGCGGCGGGAGCGCTCAAGGCCGTCAGGTCGCTCACCTTCCAGCTCTCCGGCGCCCAGCTGGGCATCACCGTCACCAATCTGGTCGTCGGCATGCTGGCCGAGCCCTCGATCTCCAAGCTCATCCGGGGCCCGCTCGAAGACCTCGGCCTCTCCTCCTCCGTCGCCTCGTCCGTGGCGCTGGTCCTGGGCACCGCCCTGTCGACCGTCGTCCTGATGGTGGTCGGCGAGCTGGTCCCCAAGAACTGGGCGATCTCCTCGCCCCTCGCGGTCGCGAAGGTCGTCGCCACCCCGCAGCGGGTGTTCACCGCCGCCTTCAAGCCGCTGATCAGCCATCTCAACAACACCGCGAACCGGATCCTGCGCCGCCTCGGCATGGAGCCGACCGAGGAACTGGCCTCCGCGCGCTCCCCGCAGGAGCTGGTGGCACTCGCCCGCCACTCCGCGAAGGAAGGCGCCCTGGAGGCGGACACGGCCGAGCTGTTCGTCCGCACCCTCAACCTCGCGGAGCTGACCGCCGAGAACGTGATGACGCCCCGCGTGCAGGTCACCGCCCTGGAGGTGCAGGCCACCGCCGAGGACGTCGCCAACGCGACCCGCGCGACCGGCCTGTCCCGATTCCCCGTCTACCGGGGCAACCTGGACTCCGTCGTCGGCATCGCGCACATCAAGGACGTCCTCGCCATACCGGCCGAGGAACGGCCCCACCGCCGGATCGGCGAGCTGCTGCGCGAGCCGCTGCTCGTCCCCGAGACGCTGACCGTGGACCGACTCCTGGACCGGCTGTCCGGGAAGCAGACGATGGCCGTCGTCATCGACGAGTACGGCGGCACCGCCGGGGTCGCCACCCTGGAGGACATCGTCGAGGAGGTCGTCGGCGAGGTGCGCGACGAACACGACCCGCACGAGACGCCGGACCTGGCGCGGGCGGGCGAGGATGCGGACGGGCGTGAGCTCTGGTCCGCCGACGGCGCGGCCCGTACCGACCAGTTGGAGGCGATCGGCCTCCGGGTGCCGGACGGCCCGTACGAGACGCTCGCGGGCTTCGTCGCCCATGAGCTGGGCCGCATCCCGGCCGTCGGCGACAGCGTGGAGCCGGCCGGCTGGCGGCTCGACGTCGTGGACGCCTCGGGCCGACGCGCCGCGCGCGTACTGCTCCACGCGCCCCTGACGCACGAGCACCAGGACACGACCGGGGAGGTCGGCCGATGA
- a CDS encoding GNAT family N-acetyltransferase, which yields MIDLQIRAATPDDAEAVLSFWKESAKGTSISDDVNGVTRLVERDPEALLLALADGLIVGSVIAGWDGWRAHVYRLAVLPSHRRRGISTALLRAAENRFVALGGRRVDAMVLEANETGQGLWTAAGYGREDHWRRWVKPLTG from the coding sequence ATGATCGATCTGCAGATACGCGCCGCCACCCCCGACGACGCCGAGGCCGTGCTGTCCTTCTGGAAGGAGTCCGCCAAGGGGACGTCCATCTCGGACGACGTGAACGGGGTGACCCGGCTCGTCGAGCGCGACCCCGAGGCGCTGCTCCTCGCCCTGGCCGACGGTCTGATCGTCGGGTCCGTGATCGCGGGCTGGGACGGCTGGCGCGCCCACGTCTACCGGCTCGCCGTACTGCCTTCCCACCGTCGGCGTGGCATCTCCACCGCCCTCCTGCGAGCGGCCGAGAATCGTTTCGTCGCGCTCGGCGGGCGGCGCGTGGACGCCATGGTCCTGGAGGCGAACGAGACGGGACAGGGGCTCTGGACGGCGGCCGGGTACGGGCGCGAGGACCACTGGCGCCGCTGGGTGAAGCCGCTCACCGGCTGA
- a CDS encoding class I SAM-dependent methyltransferase: MTPPSSSLPVPPRVHHPLFARFYARFSVSADAKGGLGELREELLAGLSGRVIEIGAGNGLNFAHYPAGVTEVVALEPESRLRRLAQEAAVLAPVPVTVLPDTAEALPLEDASFDGAVASLVLCTVRNLPQALAELHRVLRPGAELRFFEHGMADTPGLARVQRGLDRTVWPLLFGGCHTSRAPLAAIEAAGFALGPYRSFDVPEKGPRLPSSPCVLGAARR; encoded by the coding sequence ATGACACCGCCGAGCTCTTCCCTGCCCGTGCCGCCCCGTGTCCACCATCCGCTGTTCGCCCGCTTCTACGCCCGGTTCAGCGTGTCCGCCGACGCCAAGGGCGGGCTCGGTGAACTGCGGGAGGAGCTGCTCGCCGGGCTGTCCGGACGGGTGATCGAGATCGGAGCCGGCAACGGGCTGAACTTCGCGCACTACCCGGCCGGGGTCACCGAGGTGGTGGCCCTCGAACCGGAGTCCCGGCTCCGTCGACTGGCCCAGGAGGCCGCGGTCCTGGCCCCGGTCCCGGTGACCGTCCTCCCGGACACGGCCGAGGCGCTGCCGCTCGAGGACGCGTCCTTCGACGGGGCGGTGGCCTCGCTCGTCCTCTGTACGGTACGGAATCTCCCGCAGGCCCTCGCCGAGCTGCACCGGGTGCTTCGCCCCGGCGCCGAGCTGCGTTTCTTCGAACACGGCATGGCGGACACACCCGGCCTCGCGCGGGTGCAGCGGGGACTCGACCGGACGGTCTGGCCGCTGCTGTTCGGCGGCTGCCACACCTCCCGGGCCCCGCTCGCGGCGATCGAGGCGGCCGGATTCGCCCTGGGCCCGTACCGCTCGTTCGACGTTCCCGAGAAGGGCCCGCGGCTGCCGTCCTCCCCTTGTGTGCTCGGCGCGGCACGCCGGTAG
- a CDS encoding VOC family protein has translation MRAHVQEIVFDCADPAALVRFWAGLLGGAPVDRSTDWSYVDPPGFVRLAFQRVPEGKSVKNRVHLDLEVEDPVVAADEALTAGASRVGGLVKDEQGSFQVMRDPEGNEFCFVTG, from the coding sequence ATGCGCGCTCACGTTCAGGAGATCGTCTTCGACTGTGCCGATCCGGCCGCACTCGTCCGCTTCTGGGCCGGGCTGCTCGGCGGTGCTCCGGTCGACCGGAGCACCGACTGGTCGTACGTGGACCCGCCGGGGTTCGTCCGGCTCGCCTTCCAGCGGGTGCCGGAGGGCAAGTCGGTGAAGAACCGTGTCCATCTCGACCTGGAGGTCGAGGACCCTGTCGTGGCCGCCGACGAGGCGCTGACCGCGGGCGCGTCCCGGGTCGGCGGCCTCGTCAAGGACGAGCAGGGCTCCTTCCAGGTCATGCGGGACCCGGAGGGCAACGAGTTCTGCTTCGTGACGGGCTGA
- the bioD gene encoding dethiobiotin synthase: MGIIVVSGTGTEIGKTVVTAAVAAIATAAGRSVAVLKPAQTGVGPDERGDADEVVRLSGAVGSAELGRFPEPLAPGTAARRAGLAPVGPAEVAEAAGKLAAEYDLVLVEGAGGLLVRFDEEGGTLADAAALLGAPVLVVVPAGLGTLNSTTLTAEALRARGIEQLGVVIGSWPDAPDLAMRCNLADLPQEAGAPLLGAVPEGSGSLGPAEFRAAAGGWLSPALGGTWDAGAFRERFAEPYAGAS, from the coding sequence GTGGGAATCATCGTCGTCAGCGGTACGGGCACGGAGATCGGCAAGACCGTCGTCACGGCCGCCGTCGCCGCGATCGCCACGGCCGCCGGCCGGTCGGTCGCCGTCCTGAAGCCCGCGCAGACCGGTGTCGGGCCGGACGAGCGGGGTGACGCGGACGAGGTCGTCCGGCTCTCGGGTGCCGTGGGCTCCGCCGAGCTGGGCCGTTTCCCGGAGCCGTTGGCTCCGGGGACCGCGGCCCGGCGGGCCGGGCTCGCCCCGGTCGGGCCCGCGGAGGTCGCCGAGGCCGCCGGGAAGCTGGCCGCCGAGTACGACCTGGTGCTCGTGGAGGGGGCGGGCGGACTGCTCGTCCGCTTCGACGAGGAGGGCGGCACGCTCGCGGACGCGGCGGCGCTGCTCGGCGCACCCGTCCTGGTGGTGGTCCCGGCCGGTCTGGGCACGCTCAACTCCACGACGCTCACGGCGGAGGCGCTGCGGGCGCGCGGGATCGAGCAGCTGGGCGTCGTGATCGGCAGCTGGCCGGACGCGCCGGACCTGGCGATGCGCTGCAATCTCGCGGACCTGCCGCAGGAGGCGGGCGCGCCGCTCCTCGGGGCCGTACCGGAGGGGTCGGGTTCGCTCGGCCCGGCGGAGTTCCGGGCGGCGGCGGGCGGCTGGCTGAGCCCGGCCCTGGGGGGTACGTGGGACGCGGGGGCGTTCCGGGAGCGGTTCGCGGAGCCGTACGCGGGAGCTTCGTAG
- a CDS encoding adenosylmethionine--8-amino-7-oxononanoate transaminase, which yields MRNDELIALDRAHVWHPYGPMPGRTDPLVVESASGVRLRLAEPSEGQAELIDGMSSWWSAVHGYNHPVLNEAVRGQLDRMSHVMFGGLTHEPAVRLAARLVEITPEPLRHVFLSDSGSVSVEVAVKMCLQYWRSLGRPEKSRMFTWRGGYHGDTWQPMSVCDPDGGMHELWTGVLQPQVFVDAPPAAYEESYAELLRTEIGKHAHELAAVIVEPVVQGAGGMRFHDAEYLRVLREACDAHDVLLVFDEIATGFGRTGTLFAADQVGVSPDVMCLGKALTGGYLSMAATLCTSRVADGISQGEVPVLAHGPTFMGNPLASAVALASIDLLLSQDWRVEVKRIEAGLREGLAPAADLPGVREVRVLGAIGVVQLDHPVDMAAATRAAVRAGVWVRPFRDLIYTMPPYVTGDEDLARICAAVCAAAAAG from the coding sequence GTGCGCAACGACGAACTGATCGCCCTCGACCGGGCCCACGTCTGGCATCCGTACGGCCCCATGCCGGGCCGTACGGATCCGCTGGTCGTCGAGTCCGCGTCCGGGGTGCGCCTCCGTCTCGCCGAACCCTCCGAGGGGCAGGCCGAGTTGATCGACGGCATGTCCTCCTGGTGGTCCGCGGTCCACGGCTACAACCACCCCGTGCTCAACGAGGCGGTGCGCGGCCAGCTGGACCGGATGAGCCACGTCATGTTCGGCGGGCTCACCCATGAGCCGGCCGTCCGGCTCGCCGCCCGGCTCGTCGAGATCACCCCCGAGCCGCTGCGGCACGTCTTCCTCAGCGACTCGGGGTCGGTCTCCGTCGAGGTGGCGGTGAAGATGTGCCTGCAGTACTGGCGTTCGCTGGGCCGCCCCGAGAAGAGCCGCATGTTCACCTGGCGCGGCGGCTACCACGGGGACACCTGGCAGCCGATGTCGGTGTGCGACCCCGACGGCGGGATGCACGAGCTGTGGACCGGAGTGCTCCAGCCCCAGGTGTTCGTGGACGCCCCGCCGGCGGCGTACGAGGAGTCGTACGCCGAACTCCTGCGGACCGAGATCGGGAAGCACGCGCACGAACTGGCCGCCGTGATCGTGGAGCCGGTGGTGCAGGGCGCGGGCGGGATGCGCTTCCACGACGCCGAGTACCTGCGGGTGCTGCGCGAGGCCTGCGACGCGCACGACGTGCTGCTCGTCTTCGACGAGATCGCCACGGGGTTCGGGCGTACGGGAACGCTGTTCGCCGCCGACCAGGTGGGGGTCTCCCCCGATGTGATGTGCCTGGGCAAGGCGCTGACCGGCGGCTATCTGTCGATGGCGGCCACGCTCTGCACGAGCCGGGTCGCGGACGGGATCTCGCAGGGCGAGGTCCCGGTCCTGGCCCACGGGCCGACCTTCATGGGCAACCCGCTGGCCTCCGCGGTGGCCCTCGCCTCGATCGACCTGCTGCTCTCCCAGGACTGGCGGGTCGAGGTCAAGCGGATCGAGGCAGGACTGCGGGAGGGGCTCGCCCCGGCCGCCGACCTGCCGGGCGTCCGCGAGGTGCGGGTGCTCGGCGCCATCGGCGTCGTCCAGCTGGACCACCCGGTCGACATGGCGGCGGCCACGCGCGCCGCGGTCCGGGCGGGCGTGTGGGTACGCCCGTTCCGCGACCTGATCTACACGATGCCGCCGTACGTGACGGGCGACGAGGACCTGGCCCGGATCTGCGCCGCGGTGTGCGCGGCGGCGGCCGCGGGCTGA
- the bioB gene encoding biotin synthase BioB, translated as MDLLNTLVEKGLRRELPTREEALAVLATSDDELLDVVAAAGKVRRQWFGRRVKLNYLVNLKSGLCPEDCSYCSQRLGSKAEILKYTWLKPDEASQAAAAGVAGGAKRVCLVASGRGPTDRDVERVGRTIEAIKEQNEGIEVCACLGLLSDGQAERLRDAGADAYNHNLNTSEATYEGITKTHTYADRVDTVQKAHAAGLSACSGLIAGMGETDEDLVDVVYALRELDSDSVPVNFLIPFEGTPLAKEWNLTPQRCLRILAMVRFVCPDVEVRIAGGREVHLRSMQPLALNIANSIFLGDYLTSEGQAGQADLDMIADAGFEVEGAGTTTLPKHRADALAAAGGGCGSQASAGCGSHDAAEGAGCGSHAEAGGGCGPCGGHAPVAADETEAAANQARTDLVAVRRRGAGTDLAPNA; from the coding sequence ATGGACCTGCTGAACACGCTGGTGGAGAAGGGGCTGCGGCGCGAGCTGCCGACCCGTGAAGAAGCGCTCGCCGTCCTGGCGACCTCCGACGACGAACTGCTCGATGTGGTGGCGGCGGCCGGCAAGGTGCGCCGTCAGTGGTTCGGGCGGCGGGTGAAGCTCAACTACCTGGTGAACCTGAAGTCGGGGCTCTGCCCCGAGGACTGCTCGTACTGCTCGCAGCGGCTCGGCTCCAAGGCCGAGATCCTCAAGTACACCTGGCTGAAGCCGGACGAGGCCTCCCAGGCCGCCGCCGCGGGTGTCGCGGGCGGGGCGAAGCGGGTCTGCCTGGTGGCGAGCGGTCGCGGTCCGACGGACCGGGACGTGGAGCGCGTCGGCAGGACCATCGAGGCCATCAAGGAGCAGAACGAGGGCATCGAGGTGTGTGCCTGCCTCGGTCTGCTCTCGGACGGACAGGCGGAGCGGCTGCGGGACGCCGGCGCCGACGCGTACAACCACAACCTGAACACGTCCGAGGCGACGTACGAGGGGATCACCAAGACCCACACCTACGCCGACCGGGTGGACACCGTGCAGAAGGCGCACGCCGCCGGTCTGTCGGCCTGCTCGGGTCTGATCGCGGGCATGGGCGAGACCGACGAGGACCTCGTCGACGTCGTCTACGCGCTGCGCGAGCTCGACTCCGACTCGGTACCGGTCAACTTCCTCATTCCCTTCGAGGGCACCCCGCTCGCCAAGGAGTGGAACCTCACCCCGCAGCGCTGCCTGCGGATCCTCGCGATGGTGCGGTTCGTCTGCCCCGACGTCGAGGTACGGATCGCCGGCGGCCGTGAGGTGCACCTGCGCTCGATGCAGCCGCTCGCGCTGAACATCGCGAACTCGATCTTCCTCGGCGACTACCTGACGAGCGAGGGCCAGGCCGGCCAGGCCGACCTGGACATGATCGCGGACGCGGGCTTCGAGGTGGAGGGCGCGGGCACGACCACGCTCCCGAAGCACCGTGCGGACGCGCTCGCCGCGGCGGGCGGCGGCTGCGGTTCCCAGGCGTCGGCGGGCTGCGGCTCGCACGACGCGGCGGAGGGTGCGGGCTGCGGTTCGCACGCCGAGGCGGGCGGCGGCTGCGGTCCGTGCGGGGGCCACGCGCCGGTCGCCGCCGACGAGACGGAGGCCGCGGCGAACCAGGCGCGGACCGACCTGGTCGCCGTGCGCCGCCGGGGCGCGGGCACGGACCTCGCGCCGAACGCGTGA
- a CDS encoding 8-amino-7-oxononanoate synthase: MPQADDARAAGPRRTAFDWTDAEARRRADAGLVRTLRPRAAESDLLDLASNDYLGLTRRPEVTEAAAEAARSWGAGSTGSRLVTGTTRLHTRLERELADYCGFEAALVFSSGYTANLAALTALGGRDSLIVSDASNHASIVDGCRLARAETAVVPHTDPEAVRKTLDAHPGRRALVVSDSVFSVDGDKAPLPELATACRAHGAGLVVDDAHGFGVLGEGGRGALHEAGLAGDEDVVATLTLSKSLGSQGGAVLGPARVIEHLVNAARTFIFDTGLAPAAAGGALASLRLIRAEAGLAERARTVATTLYRLLTEAGLTAARPDAAVVSVRAPSPEAALRWAADCREQGLAVGCFRPPSVPDGISRLRLTARADLTDAQIERAVATILRTAPAGRQD; this comes from the coding sequence ATGCCACAGGCCGACGACGCACGGGCCGCGGGCCCGCGCCGGACCGCGTTCGACTGGACCGACGCCGAGGCGCGCCGCCGCGCGGACGCCGGTCTCGTCCGTACGCTGCGGCCCCGGGCGGCCGAGTCGGACCTGCTCGACCTGGCGAGCAACGACTACCTCGGCCTCACCCGGCGTCCTGAGGTCACCGAAGCGGCGGCCGAGGCGGCGAGGAGCTGGGGCGCGGGTTCCACCGGCTCACGGCTCGTCACCGGCACCACCCGGCTGCACACCCGGCTGGAGCGCGAGCTCGCCGATTACTGCGGATTCGAGGCGGCCCTCGTCTTCTCCTCCGGCTACACCGCCAACCTGGCCGCGCTCACCGCGCTCGGCGGCCGGGACTCCCTGATCGTCTCCGACGCCTCGAACCACGCCTCGATCGTGGACGGCTGCCGCCTCGCGCGCGCCGAGACGGCCGTCGTACCGCACACCGACCCCGAGGCCGTACGCAAGACCCTGGACGCCCATCCCGGGCGCCGGGCCCTGGTCGTCAGCGACTCCGTCTTCTCCGTCGACGGCGACAAGGCCCCGCTGCCGGAGCTGGCCACGGCCTGCCGCGCGCACGGCGCCGGACTCGTCGTGGACGACGCCCATGGCTTCGGCGTCCTCGGCGAAGGCGGCCGGGGCGCCCTCCACGAGGCCGGACTCGCGGGTGACGAGGACGTCGTCGCCACGCTGACCCTCTCCAAGTCCCTCGGCAGCCAGGGCGGTGCCGTCCTCGGCCCCGCCCGGGTGATCGAGCACCTGGTGAACGCGGCCCGCACCTTCATCTTCGACACCGGGCTCGCCCCGGCCGCCGCGGGCGGCGCGCTCGCGAGCCTGCGCCTGATCAGGGCCGAGGCCGGCCTCGCCGAGCGGGCCCGTACCGTCGCGACCACGCTGTACCGCCTGCTCACGGAGGCCGGCCTCACGGCCGCGCGGCCCGACGCGGCCGTCGTCTCGGTGCGCGCGCCCTCCCCGGAGGCGGCGCTGCGCTGGGCGGCGGACTGCCGCGAACAGGGCCTGGCGGTCGGCTGCTTCCGGCCGCCGTCCGTACCCGACGGCATCTCGCGGCTCCGGCTCACCGCCCGCGCCGATCTGACGGACGCGCAGATCGAGCGTGCGGTGGCGACGATTCTGCGCACGGCGCCGGCCGGCCGGCAGGACTGA
- a CDS encoding ATP-binding protein codes for MADHQEASVTLPSDPASVPTARRYVADVLTGWGLDDAAEIADAIRLIVSELATNAVLHTLGQSPTFTVDVRLEREERLRIGVTDSHPRRPRRLPAAVQQDNGRGMVIIRVLAAEAGGRLSVAPTDDGGKTVWITLPWTVAPVASC; via the coding sequence ATGGCAGATCACCAGGAAGCATCCGTCACCCTGCCGAGCGATCCCGCCTCGGTCCCCACGGCCCGCCGGTACGTCGCGGACGTCCTCACCGGCTGGGGCCTCGACGATGCCGCGGAGATCGCGGACGCGATCCGTCTGATCGTCTCCGAACTCGCCACCAACGCCGTCCTGCACACCCTCGGCCAGTCGCCCACCTTCACGGTCGACGTGCGTCTGGAGCGGGAGGAACGGCTCCGCATCGGCGTCACCGACAGCCATCCGCGCCGGCCGCGGCGCCTCCCGGCGGCCGTCCAGCAGGACAACGGGCGGGGCATGGTCATCATTCGCGTCCTGGCGGCGGAGGCCGGGGGTCGGCTGTCCGTCGCACCGACCGACGACGGCGGCAAGACGGTCTGGATCACTCTTCCGTGGACGGTCGCCCCCGTGGCCAGCTGCTAG
- a CDS encoding C40 family peptidase: MTAQMHVPSLLSRAGAVSALTLAAVGGTLFAPGAATEAQAATTHANKALSVAASKKGAPYRYGSTGPTRFDCSGLTLYAYKKAGKSLPRTAQQQYNKTRHISASTRQKGDLVFFHSGGRVYHVGIYAGNGKVWHSPKTGSWVKLDRIWSSKVYYGRVR; this comes from the coding sequence ATGACCGCGCAGATGCACGTCCCGTCCCTGCTGTCCCGGGCCGGAGCCGTCTCGGCTCTCACCCTCGCCGCCGTCGGCGGCACGTTGTTCGCACCCGGTGCGGCGACGGAGGCCCAGGCAGCCACCACGCACGCGAACAAGGCACTGAGCGTCGCCGCGTCCAAGAAGGGAGCTCCGTACCGGTACGGGAGCACCGGACCCACGAGGTTCGACTGCTCCGGTCTGACGCTCTACGCGTACAAGAAGGCGGGCAAGTCGCTGCCCCGCACCGCGCAGCAGCAGTACAACAAGACCCGGCACATCTCCGCCTCCACCAGGCAGAAGGGGGACCTGGTCTTCTTCCACTCCGGCGGGAGGGTCTACCACGTGGGCATCTACGCCGGCAACGGCAAGGTCTGGCACTCGCCCAAGACGGGCTCCTGGGTGAAGCTCGACAGGATCTGGTCGTCGAAGGTCTACTACGGCCGCGTCCGCTGA
- a CDS encoding ATP-dependent Clp protease proteolytic subunit, giving the protein MEARHVLPEFTERTSYGTRTLDPYSKLLASRIVFLGTPIDETSANDVIAQFLYLDHAAPDQDVSLYINSPGGSISAMTAIYDTIRSLHCDVETTCLGQAASTAAVLLAAGTPGKRMVLPGARITLQQPTVDEPVQGQLSDLDLQAREILRLRALVAGMLTEHTGQDRERIDADLDRLTVLDASAAVSYGLVDHVITNRRSGAGGTAG; this is encoded by the coding sequence ATGGAGGCTCGCCACGTCCTGCCCGAGTTCACGGAGCGGACCAGCTACGGAACCCGGACCCTCGACCCCTACTCCAAGCTCCTCGCGTCCCGGATCGTCTTCCTCGGGACGCCGATCGACGAGACGTCGGCCAACGACGTCATCGCCCAGTTCCTCTACCTGGACCACGCGGCACCGGACCAGGACGTCTCGCTCTACATCAACTCCCCCGGCGGTTCGATCAGCGCCATGACCGCGATCTACGACACGATCCGCTCGCTCCACTGCGACGTGGAGACCACCTGCCTCGGCCAGGCCGCGTCCACCGCCGCCGTCCTGCTCGCCGCCGGCACCCCGGGCAAGCGCATGGTCCTGCCCGGCGCCCGGATCACCCTCCAGCAGCCGACCGTGGACGAGCCGGTACAGGGCCAGCTGAGCGACCTCGACCTCCAGGCCCGCGAGATCCTCCGGCTGCGCGCCCTGGTGGCCGGGATGCTCACCGAGCACACGGGGCAGGACCGGGAGCGCATCGACGCCGACCTCGACCGCCTCACCGTCCTGGACGCGTCGGCGGCGGTCTCGTACGGCCTGGTGGACCACGTGATCACGAACCGGCGCTCGGGCGCCGGCGGCACGGCGGGGTGA